One genomic window of Staphylococcus hsinchuensis includes the following:
- a CDS encoding 16S rRNA (uracil(1498)-N(3))-methyltransferase: MQRYFLNQNADDHQRFFITNKDDIHHIKNVMRHQIDDYIIITFEDKQVYECKIIDMNDNGVEIILENKIDIDTELPQEVTICSGLIKADKYEWLLQKATELGASQFIATAMQRSVVKLNNNKVAKKLDRWEKIIKEAAEQSYRLTIPKINYASNLKEIYGSIEEYDYVLIAYENAAKDGENINFKSIIKQFSYGDRILVIFGPEGGLTEEEISLFDNKANQIGLGPRILRAETAPLYVLSAISYEKDLLE, from the coding sequence ATGCAAAGATATTTTTTAAACCAAAACGCTGATGATCATCAGCGTTTTTTTATTACAAATAAAGATGATATACATCATATTAAAAATGTGATGCGTCATCAAATAGACGATTATATTATTATTACTTTTGAAGATAAACAGGTTTATGAATGTAAAATCATTGATATGAATGACAACGGTGTTGAAATTATACTTGAGAATAAAATTGATATAGATACAGAATTGCCACAGGAGGTTACAATTTGTAGTGGTTTAATCAAAGCAGATAAATACGAGTGGTTGTTACAGAAAGCTACTGAATTAGGGGCAAGCCAATTTATAGCTACAGCGATGCAACGTTCTGTCGTGAAATTAAACAATAATAAAGTTGCGAAGAAATTGGATCGTTGGGAAAAAATTATTAAAGAAGCTGCAGAACAAAGTTATCGACTTACGATTCCTAAAATAAACTATGCATCGAATTTAAAAGAAATTTATGGTAGTATTGAAGAATATGACTATGTTCTTATTGCATATGAAAATGCAGCTAAAGATGGAGAGAATATAAATTTTAAATCGATAATAAAGCAATTCTCTTATGGTGATCGTATCCTTGTCATATTCGGGCCAGAAGGAGGGCTCACCGAAGAAGAGATTTCTTTATTTGATAATAAAGCCAATCAAATTGGTCTTGGTCCGAGAATATTAAGGGCAGAAACAGCACCGCTTTACGTATTGAGTGCTATAAGTTATGAAAAAGATTTATTGGAGTGA
- the rpsU gene encoding 30S ribosomal protein S21 yields MSKTVVKNNESLEDALRRFKRSVSKSGTIQEVRKREYYEKPSVRRKKKSEAARKRKFK; encoded by the coding sequence ATGTCTAAAACAGTAGTAAAAAATAACGAATCTCTTGAAGATGCGTTACGTCGATTCAAGCGATCAGTTTCTAAAAGCGGTACAATCCAAGAAGTTCGTAAACGTGAATATTACGAAAAACCAAGTGTTAGACGTAAAAAGAAATCTGAAGCTGCGCGTAAACGCAAATTCAAATAA
- the recO gene encoding DNA repair protein RecO, whose product MLIKQKGIIIKTVDYGESDKIITILNEYGAKVPLMVRRAKKNKQGLQANTQLFVYGLFIYSKWKGMGSLSSVDVIEQNYHLRLDIYESSYASLCTEAIDRSIEYDEISQFSYDLLHFILEKIKSGVSAQLMSVVVLLKCMSRFGFSAIFDHCVVTGNTDQSQLVGYSFKFDGAISQKVIHQDPYAFKISNKTLYLLDILLKLPINQMNSLNIHGDVVDEMSELIILLYKEYAGTYFKSQKLINQLNRLEDI is encoded by the coding sequence ATGTTAATCAAACAAAAAGGAATTATTATTAAAACGGTTGATTATGGCGAATCCGATAAAATCATAACGATATTAAATGAATATGGTGCCAAAGTACCTCTAATGGTACGCAGGGCAAAAAAGAACAAACAAGGGTTGCAGGCAAATACGCAACTCTTTGTTTATGGTTTATTTATTTATTCAAAATGGAAGGGCATGGGATCTTTAAGTTCAGTTGATGTAATCGAGCAAAATTATCATTTGCGATTAGACATTTATGAAAGTAGTTATGCGAGTTTATGCACTGAAGCTATAGATCGTTCAATCGAATACGACGAGATTTCTCAATTTAGTTATGATTTATTGCATTTTATTCTTGAAAAGATTAAATCAGGTGTTTCAGCTCAGTTGATGTCAGTCGTTGTATTACTGAAATGTATGTCTCGTTTTGGATTCAGTGCAATTTTTGATCATTGCGTAGTCACAGGTAATACAGACCAATCTCAGCTTGTAGGTTATAGCTTTAAATTCGATGGAGCTATTTCACAAAAGGTTATACATCAAGATCCATATGCTTTCAAAATATCTAATAAAACATTGTACTTATTAGATATATTACTTAAATTACCAATTAATCAAATGAATAGTTTGAATATACATGGTGATGTCGTAGACGAAATGTCAGAATTAATTATATTACTATATAAAGAGTACGCAGGGACGTACTTCAAAAGTCAAAAATTAATCAATCAACTTAATCGATTAGAAGATATATAA
- a CDS encoding NfeD family protein, whose amino-acid sequence MFSSNNLHRIFATQFVENDTWVSHIANFIVNPIVSLILTCIIFTGFLYQLYSKKVNIIGIIATLALMTFFLGFFVKGDVNFYSVLLFIIGAILVIIELFVIGAVIGIIGLILITLSIITLGDNLVLMLANVVIALILSLIEWVVLVKIFKRTIPFLDKVVLKDSTNAEAGYTSHEDRSYLVGQIAKTSTDLRPAGIITVNNERIDAVSDGSFILRNKEVKILEVEGTRVVVREFES is encoded by the coding sequence GTGTTTTCTTCGAATAATTTACATAGAATCTTTGCAACTCAATTTGTAGAAAATGACACCTGGGTAAGCCATATTGCAAATTTCATTGTGAACCCCATTGTTTCACTTATTCTTACTTGTATTATCTTTACGGGGTTTTTATATCAATTATATTCCAAAAAAGTAAATATAATTGGTATCATTGCAACTCTTGCATTGATGACTTTCTTTTTAGGATTCTTTGTTAAGGGTGATGTTAATTTTTACTCAGTATTGTTATTTATTATTGGGGCAATATTAGTCATAATTGAGTTATTTGTCATAGGTGCAGTGATTGGTATTATTGGTTTAATACTCATTACTTTAAGCATAATTACATTAGGTGATAATTTAGTTTTGATGTTAGCCAATGTCGTTATAGCATTAATTTTATCATTAATTGAGTGGGTGGTACTTGTGAAAATATTTAAACGGACAATACCATTTTTAGATAAAGTAGTTCTAAAAGATTCTACAAACGCAGAAGCTGGTTACACTTCTCATGAAGATCGCTCTTATCTAGTTGGTCAAATTGCCAAAACGTCAACAGATTTACGACCAGCTGGCATAATAACTGTTAACAATGAACGTATTGATGCTGTCTCAGATGGTTCTTTTATTTTAAGGAATAAAGAAGTCAAAATTCTAGAAGTTGAAGGTACACGTGTCGTTGTTAGAGAATTTGAATCGTAA
- the floA gene encoding flotillin-like protein FloA (flotillin-like protein involved in membrane lipid rafts) — MIPIIIIIAVVVVLALLILLSFVPVGLWISAIAAGVKVSISTLVGMRLRRVSPRKVISPLIKAHKAGLNLSTNQLESHFLAGGNVDRVVDANIAAQRADIDLPFERGAAIDLAGRDVLEAVQMSVNPKVIETPFIAGVAMNGIEVKAKARITVRANIARLVGGAGEETIIARVGEGIVSTIGSSEHHTQVLENPDNISKTVLSKGLDSGTAFEILSIDIADVDISKNIGADLQTEQALADKNIAQAKAEERRAMAVASEQEMKARVQEMKAKVVEAEAEVPKAMSEALRSGNIGVKDYYNLKNIEADTGMRESINKRTNPEDNGSPDK, encoded by the coding sequence ATGATACCAATTATTATTATTATTGCAGTAGTAGTCGTTTTAGCACTACTAATTCTACTTTCTTTTGTACCTGTTGGATTATGGATTTCAGCTATAGCAGCAGGTGTTAAAGTAAGTATTAGTACACTTGTAGGTATGAGATTAAGACGTGTTTCACCACGTAAAGTGATTTCACCTTTAATCAAAGCACATAAAGCTGGATTAAATTTATCGACAAATCAATTGGAATCACATTTCTTAGCTGGTGGTAATGTGGATCGCGTAGTTGATGCAAATATTGCAGCTCAACGTGCAGACATTGATTTACCTTTTGAAAGAGGTGCAGCAATCGATCTAGCAGGTCGTGATGTATTAGAAGCTGTTCAAATGTCAGTAAATCCAAAGGTTATTGAAACACCATTTATTGCCGGCGTAGCGATGAACGGTATTGAGGTTAAAGCTAAAGCAAGAATTACTGTACGAGCAAATATCGCTCGTCTTGTCGGTGGTGCAGGTGAGGAAACGATTATCGCACGTGTAGGTGAAGGTATTGTTTCAACAATCGGTTCAAGTGAGCATCATACACAAGTGTTAGAAAATCCAGATAATATTTCAAAAACCGTGTTAAGTAAAGGATTAGATTCAGGTACTGCTTTTGAAATACTTTCAATTGATATTGCAGATGTAGATATTAGTAAAAATATCGGTGCAGACCTTCAAACTGAACAAGCACTTGCTGATAAGAATATTGCTCAAGCGAAAGCGGAAGAACGTAGAGCAATGGCTGTAGCAAGTGAACAAGAAATGAAAGCACGCGTTCAAGAAATGAAAGCGAAAGTTGTTGAAGCAGAAGCCGAAGTTCCTAAAGCTATGTCTGAAGCATTACGTTCAGGAAATATTGGAGTAAAAGATTATTACAATCTAAAAAATATCGAAGCTGATACAGGCATGAGAGAATCAATTAATAAACGCACTAACCCAGAAGATAACGGATCACCAGATAAATAA
- a CDS encoding PhoH family protein: MPGIIQIDDINEAQALIGNNDEHIKAIEEGFDVIVHARGQEVSVKGERIEHVEKAESVLINLLKVIQQDVTITLKDVEAAIKMAQNGKIQYLLDLYDDEITKDAFGKVIRAKTMGQRLYVNAMHHNDLVFGVGPAGTGKTFLAVVYAAKQLRKGNVKRIVLTRPAVEAGESLGFLPGDLKEKVDPYLRPLYDGLNTVLGREQTERFIDRGIIEIAPLAYMRGRTLDDAFVILDEAQNTTHAQMKMFLTRLGFGSKMIVTGDHTQIDLPKGVKSGLKEAIKKLKDVKGLSIHHLDQSDVVRHPLVSKIIDRYEGEN; this comes from the coding sequence ATGCCAGGAATTATTCAAATTGATGACATCAATGAAGCTCAAGCTCTCATTGGAAATAATGATGAACATATCAAAGCCATTGAGGAAGGATTTGATGTCATTGTTCATGCTCGAGGACAAGAAGTTTCAGTTAAGGGAGAACGTATCGAGCATGTTGAAAAAGCAGAATCAGTACTCATTAATCTATTAAAAGTTATACAACAAGACGTTACCATTACGCTTAAAGATGTTGAAGCCGCAATTAAAATGGCTCAAAATGGTAAGATCCAATATTTATTAGATTTATATGATGATGAGATTACTAAAGATGCCTTTGGTAAGGTTATACGTGCTAAAACAATGGGACAACGCCTATACGTGAATGCGATGCATCATAATGATTTAGTATTTGGTGTAGGTCCTGCTGGTACAGGGAAGACATTTTTAGCTGTGGTTTATGCCGCTAAACAACTCCGAAAAGGGAATGTAAAGCGAATCGTGTTAACTAGACCTGCAGTAGAAGCAGGGGAATCATTAGGTTTCTTACCAGGAGATTTAAAAGAAAAAGTCGATCCATATTTACGTCCTTTATACGATGGTTTAAACACAGTTTTAGGTAGAGAACAAACTGAACGTTTTATTGATAGAGGAATCATCGAAATTGCACCACTTGCATATATGCGTGGTCGTACGTTAGATGATGCGTTTGTAATCTTAGACGAAGCACAAAATACAACACATGCTCAAATGAAAATGTTTTTAACACGTTTAGGATTTGGTTCTAAAATGATAGTAACAGGTGACCACACACAAATAGATTTACCAAAAGGTGTTAAGAGCGGATTAAAAGAAGCGATTAAAAAACTTAAAGATGTTAAAGGATTAAGTATTCACCATTTAGACCAAAGCGATGTCGTACGTCATCCATTAGTAAGTAAAATTATAGATCGGTATGAAGGAGAGAACTAA
- the cdd gene encoding cytidine deaminase, translating into MAYQQHYFEAVREAQSRAYAPYSQFKVGAYLVTKHGQTYSGANVENAAYPMAICAERSSLVAAISDGVQPGEFESITITVDAEQPSSPCGACRQFLKELCDDDMPVYMTNHKGEIIESTVGELLPLGFSGKDLTK; encoded by the coding sequence TTGGCATATCAACAACATTATTTTGAAGCAGTAAGAGAGGCACAATCTCGAGCGTATGCACCTTATAGTCAATTTAAAGTAGGCGCTTATTTAGTTACTAAACATGGCCAAACATATTCAGGTGCCAATGTAGAAAATGCAGCTTATCCTATGGCTATTTGTGCTGAGCGTTCAAGTTTAGTAGCAGCAATATCAGATGGCGTTCAACCTGGTGAATTTGAATCAATTACGATTACTGTAGATGCAGAACAACCATCGTCACCGTGTGGCGCATGTCGCCAGTTCTTAAAGGAATTATGCGATGATGATATGCCAGTATATATGACAAATCACAAAGGTGAAATAATCGAATCAACGGTGGGTGAGTTATTACCGTTAGGATTTTCTGGAAAGGATTTAACAAAATGA
- the ybeY gene encoding rRNA maturation RNase YbeY translates to MFTIDFSDHTNIVETEWIEQIEKLLNFAKDQEGIESDAELSITFVDKEEIQNINKMYRDKDKVTDVISFALEEDEPVIHDIDMPRVLGDIIICTDVAAEQAETYGHTFERELGFLVLHGFLHLLGYDHMNETDEKQMFGRQDEILNAYGLTRD, encoded by the coding sequence ATGTTTACAATAGATTTTAGTGATCATACAAATATAGTTGAAACGGAATGGATTGAACAAATCGAGAAATTATTGAATTTTGCAAAAGACCAAGAAGGTATAGAGAGTGATGCAGAATTATCCATTACATTTGTAGATAAAGAAGAAATTCAAAATATTAATAAAATGTATCGCGATAAAGATAAAGTAACAGATGTTATTTCGTTTGCATTAGAAGAAGATGAACCAGTTATACATGATATTGACATGCCTCGTGTATTAGGCGATATTATTATCTGTACAGATGTTGCAGCTGAACAAGCCGAAACTTATGGCCATACCTTTGAAAGAGAACTAGGTTTTCTAGTATTACATGGTTTCTTACATTTACTTGGATATGATCATATGAATGAAACTGATGAAAAGCAAATGTTTGGTCGACAAGATGAGATATTAAATGCCTATGGCTTAACAAGAGATTAG
- the mtaB gene encoding tRNA (N(6)-L-threonylcarbamoyladenosine(37)-C(2))-methylthiotransferase MtaB: MSTVAFHTLGCKVNHYETEAIWQLFKDANYDRVDFNTNADVFVINTCTVTNTGDKKSRQVIRRAIRQNPDAVVCVTGCYAQTSPAEIMDIPGVDIVVGTQDRTKLIGYIEEYKKERQPINGVGNIMKNRTYEELEVPYFTDRTRASLKIQEGCNNFCTFCIIPWARGLMRSRDPEKVVEQATQLVESGYKEIVLTGIHTGGYGQDLKNYNLAQLLRDLDTVDGLERIRISSIEASQLTDEVISVLEQSNKVVRHLHIPLQSGSDSVLKRMRRKYSMAHFSERLTRLHEALPDLAVTSDVIVGFPGETDEEFQETYDFIVNHQFSELHVFPYSPRIGTPAARMDDQIDENIKNERVHTLINLSDQLAKQYASKFDQDVLEVIPEEVGSEEGTLVGYADNYMKVEFQGDESLIGQIVKVKITKPDYPMNEGQLLRIVNHASNSTDQSVLV, from the coding sequence ATGTCAACTGTAGCCTTTCACACATTAGGCTGTAAAGTAAACCATTACGAAACTGAAGCAATTTGGCAATTATTTAAAGATGCAAATTACGATCGCGTTGACTTTAATACAAACGCTGATGTATTTGTAATCAATACATGTACTGTTACTAACACTGGTGATAAAAAAAGTAGACAGGTTATTAGAAGAGCCATTCGTCAAAATCCTGATGCTGTTGTATGCGTAACAGGTTGTTATGCACAAACTTCACCAGCTGAAATTATGGATATTCCTGGAGTGGATATCGTTGTAGGTACTCAAGATAGAACGAAATTAATTGGTTATATTGAAGAATATAAAAAAGAAAGACAACCTATCAATGGTGTAGGTAATATTATGAAGAATCGTACTTATGAAGAATTAGAGGTACCGTACTTCACTGATAGAACACGTGCATCATTAAAAATTCAAGAAGGTTGTAATAACTTCTGTACATTCTGCATTATTCCATGGGCACGAGGCCTTATGCGCTCTAGAGATCCAGAAAAAGTAGTTGAACAAGCTACGCAATTAGTCGAATCAGGGTATAAAGAAATCGTACTTACAGGTATTCACACAGGTGGATATGGTCAAGATTTAAAAAACTATAATCTTGCTCAACTACTAAGAGATTTAGATACAGTAGATGGTTTAGAACGTATTCGTATTTCTTCTATTGAAGCAAGCCAACTGACGGATGAAGTAATTTCTGTTCTAGAACAATCCAATAAAGTTGTTAGACACTTACACATTCCATTACAATCAGGATCAGATTCGGTTCTAAAACGTATGAGAAGAAAGTATTCTATGGCTCATTTTTCAGAGCGTTTGACTCGTTTGCATGAAGCATTACCTGATTTAGCAGTGACTAGTGATGTTATTGTAGGATTCCCTGGAGAGACTGATGAGGAATTCCAAGAAACATATGATTTCATCGTTAATCATCAATTCTCAGAGTTACACGTATTCCCATATTCACCTAGAATTGGTACACCAGCTGCGAGAATGGACGATCAGATTGATGAAAATATTAAAAATGAACGCGTGCATACTTTAATTAACTTAAGTGATCAACTAGCTAAACAATATGCTTCAAAATTCGATCAAGATGTATTAGAAGTAATACCTGAAGAAGTTGGTAGTGAAGAAGGTACTTTAGTTGGTTATGCAGATAACTATATGAAAGTGGAATTCCAAGGTGACGAATCTTTAATTGGACAAATTGTTAAAGTGAAAATCACTAAACCAGATTATCCAATGAATGAAGGTCAATTATTAAGAATTGTAAACCATGCTTCTAATAGCACTGATCAGTCTGTGTTAGTATAA
- a CDS encoding helix-turn-helix transcriptional regulator: protein MELNKRQQQIVEIVKSNGPITGERIADRLDLTRATLRPDLAILTMSGILEARPRVGYYYSGKPKNKLITDELKQYIVKDYASLPVVVKDEMSIYDAICTIFLENVSTLFVINKNGDFFGVCSRKDLLRASMIGEDIHTMPVNIIMTRMPNLHYIFEDEKVVHAAKLMIDKEVDSLPIVTTKDNGKLEVKGRISKTTINKIFVSLSNE, encoded by the coding sequence ATAGAACTTAATAAAAGACAACAACAAATTGTTGAAATTGTTAAAAGTAATGGCCCGATAACGGGTGAACGAATTGCAGACCGACTCGATTTAACACGCGCTACACTTAGACCTGATTTAGCTATTTTAACAATGTCTGGTATTTTAGAAGCTCGTCCAAGAGTAGGTTATTATTATTCTGGTAAACCAAAGAATAAATTAATAACGGATGAGTTAAAGCAATATATTGTTAAAGATTATGCATCTTTACCGGTTGTAGTTAAAGACGAAATGTCGATATACGATGCGATTTGTACGATTTTCCTAGAAAATGTCAGTACGTTATTTGTCATTAATAAAAATGGAGATTTTTTCGGTGTATGTTCTCGAAAAGATTTATTAAGAGCGTCTATGATTGGAGAGGATATACATACGATGCCAGTGAATATAATAATGACACGCATGCCTAATTTACATTATATTTTCGAAGATGAAAAGGTTGTTCATGCAGCAAAGTTAATGATTGATAAAGAAGTAGATTCTTTACCTATAGTTACAACTAAAGATAACGGTAAATTAGAAGTTAAAGGACGTATTTCTAAAACGACAATTAATAAAATCTTTGTATCATTATCTAATGAATAG
- the era gene encoding GTPase Era yields the protein MTEHKSGFISIIGRPNVGKSTFMNHVLGLKIAIMSDKAQTTRNKIQGVMTQDDAQIIFLDTPGIHKPKHKLGDYMMKVAKNTLSDTDAIMFMVNVTEEIGRGDEFIMEMLKDVKTPVFLVLNKIDLVHPDALMPRIEQYKEYMEFTDVIPISALEGLNVDHFIEVLKSYLPEGPKYYPDDQISDHPEQFVVSELIREKILHLTSEEIPHAIGVNVDRMIKESEDRVRIEATIFVERDSQKGIIIGKGGKKLKEVGKRARIDIERLLGSKVYLELWVKVQKDWRNKVNFIRQMGYLEDQD from the coding sequence ATGACAGAACATAAATCAGGATTTATATCAATAATAGGTAGACCCAATGTAGGTAAGTCTACTTTTATGAACCACGTTTTAGGACTTAAAATTGCAATTATGTCGGATAAAGCGCAAACTACTAGAAATAAAATTCAAGGTGTTATGACACAAGATGATGCTCAAATCATCTTTTTAGATACACCAGGTATCCATAAACCTAAACATAAACTTGGAGATTATATGATGAAAGTTGCCAAGAATACATTATCGGACACTGATGCGATTATGTTTATGGTTAACGTCACTGAAGAAATTGGTCGTGGTGATGAATTTATCATGGAAATGCTAAAAGATGTTAAAACACCAGTCTTTTTAGTATTAAATAAAATTGATTTAGTGCATCCAGATGCGTTAATGCCTAGAATTGAACAATATAAAGAATATATGGAATTCACAGATGTGATTCCAATTTCAGCACTAGAAGGGTTAAATGTTGATCACTTTATTGAAGTGCTTAAATCATACTTACCAGAAGGACCAAAATATTACCCTGATGACCAAATTTCTGACCATCCTGAACAATTTGTCGTAAGTGAATTAATACGTGAAAAGATTTTACATTTAACAAGTGAAGAGATTCCTCATGCTATCGGGGTGAATGTAGACCGAATGATAAAAGAGTCAGAGGATAGAGTTAGAATTGAAGCCACGATTTTTGTCGAAAGAGATTCACAAAAGGGTATTATAATCGGAAAAGGTGGTAAAAAGTTAAAAGAAGTTGGAAAACGAGCAAGAATTGACATCGAAAGATTACTCGGTTCAAAAGTTTATTTAGAGCTTTGGGTTAAAGTACAGAAAGATTGGCGTAATAAAGTTAATTTCATACGTCAAATGGGATATTTAGAAGATCAAGATTAA
- a CDS encoding glycine--tRNA ligase — translation MAKDMETIVQLAKHRGFVFPGSDIYGGLSNTWDYGPLGVELKNNVKKAWWQKFITQSPYNVGIDAAILMNPKTWEASGHLGNFNDPMIDNKDSKIRYRADKLIENYMAEEKGDEDFVADGLSFDEMKRIIDEEGIVCEVSGTANWTDIRQFNLMFKTFQGVTEDTTNELFLRPETAQGIFVNYKNVQRTMRKKLPFGIGQIGKSFRNEITPGNFIFRTREFEQMELEFFCKPGEEIEWQNYWKTFASQWLKDLNLSEDNTRLRDHDADELSHYSNATTDIEYRFPFGWGELWGIASRTDFDLKKHSEHSGEDFRYHDQETGEKYLPYCIEPSLGADRVTLAFLCDAYEEEGVEGSKDARTVLRFHPALAPYKAAVLPLSKKLSSEAIKVFEQLSTKFSIDFDESQSIGKRYRRHDEIGTPYCITFDFDSLEDQQVTVRDRDSMEQVRMPISELESFLAERVTF, via the coding sequence ATGGCAAAAGATATGGAAACGATTGTTCAATTAGCAAAACATAGAGGTTTTGTATTTCCAGGAAGTGACATTTATGGTGGTTTATCAAACACATGGGATTACGGTCCACTAGGTGTTGAATTAAAGAACAACGTTAAAAAAGCTTGGTGGCAAAAGTTCATCACGCAATCCCCATATAACGTTGGTATCGATGCTGCAATATTAATGAACCCAAAAACTTGGGAAGCATCTGGCCATTTAGGTAACTTTAATGATCCAATGATCGATAATAAAGACAGTAAGATTCGTTACCGTGCTGACAAATTAATTGAAAACTACATGGCTGAAGAAAAAGGCGATGAAGATTTCGTAGCTGACGGTCTAAGCTTTGATGAAATGAAACGCATTATTGACGAAGAAGGTATTGTTTGTGAAGTAAGTGGCACAGCAAATTGGACAGACATTCGTCAATTCAACCTTATGTTCAAAACGTTCCAAGGTGTTACCGAAGATACTACTAACGAACTTTTCTTACGCCCTGAAACAGCTCAAGGTATTTTCGTGAACTATAAAAATGTTCAACGTACAATGCGTAAAAAGTTACCATTCGGAATTGGTCAAATTGGTAAATCATTCCGTAATGAAATTACACCTGGTAACTTCATCTTTAGAACACGTGAATTCGAACAAATGGAATTAGAATTCTTCTGTAAACCAGGCGAAGAAATTGAATGGCAAAATTACTGGAAAACATTCGCAAGTCAATGGCTTAAAGACTTAAACTTAAGCGAAGACAACACACGTTTACGTGATCATGATGCAGATGAATTATCTCACTATTCAAATGCCACAACTGATATTGAATACCGCTTCCCATTCGGCTGGGGTGAACTATGGGGTATCGCAAGTCGTACAGACTTTGACTTGAAGAAACATAGTGAACATTCTGGTGAAGACTTCAGATATCATGATCAAGAAACAGGTGAAAAATATTTACCATATTGTATCGAACCGTCATTAGGTGCAGATCGTGTGACACTTGCATTCTTATGTGATGCATATGAAGAAGAAGGCGTTGAAGGTAGTAAAGATGCTAGAACTGTATTACGTTTCCACCCTGCCTTAGCACCATATAAAGCAGCAGTATTACCATTAAGTAAAAAATTATCAAGCGAAGCAATCAAAGTCTTTGAACAACTAAGTACTAAATTCTCAATCGACTTTGATGAATCACAATCAATTGGTAAACGTTACCGTCGTCATGACGAAATCGGTACACCATACTGTATCACATTCGACTTCGACTCATTAGAAGATCAACAAGTTACAGTACGTGATCGCGATTCAATGGAACAAGTGCGTATGCCAATTTCTGAGCTTGAATCATTCCTAGCTGAAAGAGTTACTTTTTAA
- a CDS encoding diacylglycerol kinase family protein, whose protein sequence is MKRFSYAFQGMWVLLKKDYKFLMHLITAFVVVCFGFFFNISRIEWLLIIVSIGLVIAFEVINTAVEYVVDLVTEDYHPLAKHAKDVAAFSVLIAAIVAFIVGLLIFIPHIFK, encoded by the coding sequence ATGAAAAGATTTTCTTATGCATTTCAAGGTATGTGGGTCTTGTTGAAGAAAGATTATAAATTTTTGATGCATTTAATAACAGCATTCGTTGTCGTTTGTTTTGGTTTTTTCTTTAACATTTCACGCATAGAATGGCTCTTAATCATCGTTTCAATAGGTCTTGTTATCGCATTTGAAGTAATCAATACTGCTGTGGAGTATGTGGTGGATTTAGTAACTGAAGATTATCATCCTTTAGCTAAACATGCTAAAGATGTTGCCGCGTTTAGCGTGTTAATTGCTGCTATTGTGGCATTTATTGTTGGATTACTCATCTTTATACCTCACATTTTTAAGTAA